The Desulfofundulus salinus genome includes the window ACCAGCACTTCCGAAACCGTGCGCTGAAAGTCATCATAGACCACGTTTTTGATCAAAACGGTACCACTCCTTTGTAAAAATGGCCCTTTTTGATAATTATACCCACCGGGGACTTGTCCTGTCAAACCAGCAAAAAGGGTAGTCTGACCGTTACGGTAAACAGGTACGAACACTACCTCCAGGAAGGTCGGGCCTTTCAAAAAACCGGGGAATTCGCAAGAGAGTATCCGAACGCTGCAAGATAGAAAGAAAGCAGGCGGAAGTGGTAACCCACGGTCTCCGGAAGGCCCGCTATCCTGGTCTGGCCACCTGTACTCTTTGTGACCACATGCGGGGGTGGCTGTCGAGGCCGCCGCCCAAAGCCAATAGCCATAGCGAAAGGTTTCATAAGGGCAAATTTTTACCTACCAATTATATGACAAAAAGAGAGGTGCTAAATAAAATTGATCGGCAGGCGCAAAGCTTGGGAATTAATTGTAGAAGAGTTACGGGCCATGATTCGACAGGGCCGGTTTAAGCCGGGTGACCGGCTACCATCGGAGGCAGAGTTGGCTAAGATGTTTGGCGTGAGCCGTTCACCAATACGGGAAGCCTTGAGCGTGCTTGAAGCTGCTGGGATCATCGCGTCCCGGCAGGGGGGAGGGAGTTACGTGCGTGCCATGAGCGGGCCTTCCCTCCTGGAATCCGTGATTTTGGAGGCCATGGATTATAAACAGGCACTTCACCTGCTGGAAGTGCGACAAATCCTGGAGACGGAAGCTGCAGCTTTGGCCTCCGAGCGCCGGGATGAGGAGGATTTAGCTGCTATGGAGGAGGCTTTGTTAAAGTTCAAACTGGTTACTGAAGATGAAGGGGCCATTGGTGATGAAGAAGATTTTGCCTTCCATCGCGCAGTGGTGGTGGCAGCCCATAACCCCGTTCTCATCCGCATTGTGGACGACATATCGGACTTGTATCGCAAGTGCCTCTCGGTTACCCTGGCCAAGAATGTGGGGTTTCGGCGGAAGCGAGAGCAGGTCTTCAAGGAACACGCGGCCATTTTCGAGGCCATCAAGGAGATGCAAACTAACCTCGCCCGGGTCCAGGCGAGCGTGCACCTGGAGAAGGTCAAGGAAAAGGTAAAAAAGTTGCTTGAGTCGTTGGAAAAAAATAAAGGAGCCCGGATACAGGACTGACCTGCCCGGGCTCAATTTTTAGGGGACTGCGGCTTTATGGGGTTCTTTTGAGGCGCGAGCAAAGTGAAGGGCGAGGGCGATGGCCAGGATGCCCATACCAATACTGTCCGTGACCAGACCAGGGATGATGAGCAAAGTGGAACCAACAAAAAATAGCAGGCGTTCTGGCAACGAGAGATAACCCTTTAGAAAATTGATAGTGGCTACCGAAAGACCAGATACCCCAACAAGTCCAGTAACAACTGCCAGGAGCATAGCAGGGACAGAAAACGATTCCCCTGGAGGTGTTTGCATTAGCAAGATGGGATTATAAGCAGCCAGGAACGGAATGAGAAAGCCCGGAATGGCCAGGCGAAAGGCTGCCCAACCTGTGCGCATGGGATCGCTTTCAGCGATGCCGGCTGCGGTGTAGGAAGCCAGTGCAACCGGCGGCGTGATGTTGGAAATTGCTCCGAACCAGAAAACGAAGAAATGTGCTGCCAGGGGGAGGACGCCGGCTTTCACTAGCGCAGGTGCAGCTGTTACTGCTACCACAATGTAAAGGGCCGTGGATGGCAACCCCATACTTAAGAGGATAGATGTCAGCAAGACCAAAATCAGGGCTAGAAGTATGCTGCCTTGGGAGAGGTTAATGATGTTATAAGCGAAAACAGACCCTACACCCGTCATGTTCACAACGCCAACAATGATCCCTACACTGGCGCAGGCGATGCCCACCTGAAGTATGCCAGTGGCACCTTCTTCCAGCGCTGTTAGGAATTTGGTTAATGTTAGCCGGCAACCCGGGACAAAGAAGCTGGCAGCGATGGTGGTCAGGATCCCTAAGAAACCTGCGTAGAGAGGGGTTTTCCCGGTGAGCAGGGTTACAAATATCACTAGAATGGGGATCAGTAGTACGCCCCTTTCCCGGAGAATCTTGCTAGTCCGCGGCAGGGTTGATGGATCCAGGCCTTTCAGGTTCAAACGGCGTGCTTCAAGGTAGACTGAAATGATAACGGATGCATAATACAGGAGAGCTGGAACGATGGCGGCCAGTATCACGGTGCTATAAGGGATGCCCAGGAAGCCGGCCATGATAAAGGCGGCAGCCCCCATGATGGGAGGCATGATCATGCCTCCGGTGGAGCTCACTGCCTCCACGGCGCCAGCAAAGTGAGGTTCATACCCCACGCGTTTCATAAGGGGGATGGTGAAGGTGCCGGTGGTGGCCACGTTGGATACGGCACTTCCGTTGAGGGAACCCATCATGGCGCTGGAAATAACTGCTACTTGTGCAGGGCCGCCTTGCCATCTTCCGGCAAGAGCCATGGCCAGGTCATTGAAGAACGAGGCAGCTCCGGTAGCCCGCAGGAAAGCGCCGAATAAGATAAAGATGAAAATGTAAGTGGAAGCAATGGAAAGGGTCATGCCAAAAATGCCGTCTGTGGTCATGTACATTCTAAAAAGCAGTCGCTCGAGGGAAAATCCAGCCATGGCGAACATGCCGGGGAAATAGCGGGCATAAAGGGCATAGATCAGAAACAGCACACAGAGGGCAGGAATAAACCAGCCCACCACCCGGCGAGAAACTTCTAGCAGAATAACTATTGTTAAGGCTGCAAAGATATAATCTGTCATAATGGCCTGGGATTTTCTCATTACATGGAGATCTGTGTAGAAAAGGACAATATATAGTACACTGGCAGCACCTACCATGGCCAAAAGGGCATCCCAGTGAGAGAGCCGGTGTTGGGATGACTTACGAGTAGCTGGATACAGCAAAATGGCCAGTGTAACCATAAAGGCCAGACTAATTGCATTGCGATAAATTTCCTCCATGTTTATAAGGCTGTTGGCAATAATTTCAAAAAGGGAAAATAGAATGGCTATTACAGCAACTATGGTTTTCTGCCAGCCACTCAATTTTCGGGTGCTGCCACCTGCTTCTCTGTCCCTGGCAAGGCTTATCTCTTTCGTGTTTGGAGAAGCCACGCAAAATCCTCCTTGTATAACTTGTTTTAGCAATTATCAGGTGACTACTTAAGTAAGAATAGCCTCTTCGCTATTTCGGGTGTAAACATTTGTTCACTACAATTTTATTGCAGCCGTTCATCGGAGCGAAGTGGAGACCCTTGACATGGAGAATGCCCGTGTCAGCCTTGTCAGGCAAGGGGCATCAAGCAAAGCTGAGCTGCCTTCCTGGTCCCTGGAAACACGGGTGCGAGGCTCCATGTCAAGGGCGGCTGCAGGAATATTCCGGTTCTACCCACTTAAAACAGCGAAGAACCTGAGAGTAAGACCCTTGACACCGGACTCCTGCGTACCAAGGGTCATCGAGCTTCACGGGGCTAAGGTAAAGATTAAGGTGGGGAGGCAAGAGATTCCTTTTTGCCTCTTTACTTTAGGCAGCAACTTTATCGGCTACTTGACTCCAGGAGGGATAAGCTTTTCTGGAATATCCAGTCCCTTTTCTTTAAAGTAGCGGTATGCGCCAGGATGCAGCGGTACGGGAAGCCCTTTTAAGGCGTTGTCCAGTGAAATGTTCTTAGCTGAGTCATGGATACCGTGCACGGCGTCCAGATTTTCAAATATGGTCTTTGTTAACAGGTAAACCGTTTCCTCGTCCACAGTATCGGCAACTCCCAACCAGTTTGGTTGAGCGATGGTCTTTATTTCTTTGTCCACTCCCGGGTAGGTGTTTGGTGGGATGGTGAACCGGAACCAGGTGTTATAGAGGTTATTCACGGCCTGCAGTTGTTCGTCGGTAAACTCCAATATCGTGACATTAGCCCGACTGGCATAAAGGTCCGTGATGGCAGATACCGGGATGCCGGCCGGCATGGATCCACCCTGAATACGGCCGTCTTTAATTGCCGAGGCCGTATCGCTATAACCAAGGTGCTCTGCAGAGATATCGTTAGGGTTCAGGCCCAGGGCTTTCATTATCACCAGGGTCGATTCCTCTGTACCGCTGGCCCGGGGCCCAATGGAAAACTTGGTGCCTTTAATATCGGTAACGCTGCCCGTTTTTACGGCGCTGTTTACCAGTACGAAATGCTCCACATTGGGCCAGAGCATGACAATGGAGCGCAGGCCCTTATAGGGGCTGCCTTCAAAACGCCCGCGACCCTCATAAGCTTGTACACCAATTAACCCCTGGAAAATCCCTAACTGGGCTTCGCCTTTTTGGAGGAGATCAACATTCTCCACCGACCCGGCTGAAGACTGGGCGCTGACACGAATGTCCTTATCTTTTAACTTTTCAGACCATAGATTGGCCAGTCCTACACCGATGGGATAGTATGTTCCGCCTGGAGATGCCGTAGCCACAGTTAAAAACTGCTGCTTGGGAGCCGAAGTATTTCCATTTCCCCCTCCACCGCAGCCGGTTAGAGCCAGGGTCAAAAACAGAGAGATAAGTGCCAAACATCCCACCTTTTTCCAGTTAAGCCTTCTCCTCACATGTGTTCCCCCTTTTCATTCTTTTCGTGCTTGTTTAGTTAAACTTCTAAGAAAATAAAAATTTTAGGTTTCCCGAACACCACCTTTCATAGAGAAATTTCATGCTTGTATGACAAATTATAGCATATAACCTGAGGAATGAAAAGTGGGTAAGGTAAGAGATTTATGAATCTAAGCATTATTTTCAGACGAATCTAAGTGTTTTGTCAGATTAATCTAAGTATTGCCAATGGGAAGGAAATGGGTTAAGATAAACTTAACTTGTCAGACAACTTCAGTGGCGTTTAGCACAAAGATGCTTTCGGCTATAATAAAGGCAATCTTGAGGTGACAAGTCATGAAAAAAAATGAAAAAATTATCAAGCAACTAATTAAATTGCTGGGTCAAGAAAAGGTCTATTCTTCTCTGGAAGATTGCTTGTGTTATTCCTACGACGGCACCTTTAGAACAGGCGTTCCTTCGGTAGTTGTGCGCCCTTCCTCTACCCAAGAAGTGGCTTCGGTAATGAAGTTGGCTTCTCAGGAGAACATTCCCGTGGTGCCCCGGGGGGCCGGGACTGGTTTGAGTGGCGGTGCGGTGCCGGTAGAGGGAAGTGTCGTGATTGATTTGACCTCGATGAACAGGATTCTAAAAGTGGACCCGGCGAACATGTTGGCAGTGGTGGAGCCTGGTGTGGTTACCGCGCACCTGCACAAAACGGTAGAAGAAATGGGACTCTTTTACCCGCCCGATCCTTCCAGTGCCAATGTTTCTACCATTGGCGGTAACATCGCTGAATGCGCGGGTGGACCGCGGGGGTTAAAGTATGGCGTTACCCGGGACTATGTCCTGGGATTGGAAGTGGTTTTGGCTGGTGGTGAAGTGATTAATTGCGGGGGTGAAACCATAAAAAATGTCAGCGGGTATGACTTGTGCAGGCTCTTTGTAGGTTCCGAAGGTACACTGGGTATTGTTACCCGGGCTGTGCTTCGCCTAATCCCAAAGCCCGAAGCCAGGCGTACTATAAGGGCGGACTTTAAAACTATTGAGGAAGCTGCCGAAACCATAACGGCCATACTCTCTGCGGGTGTTATCCCTGCGGCCTTAGAAATCATGGACGACGTGACCATACGTTGTGTGGAAAATTACCTGCGAGTTGGCTTGCCGCTTGATGTGGAGGCTATTCTTCTTATAGAAGTAGATGGGCCAGCTCTTTCCCTTCCGGAACAAGTAAAAACCATTGCCGCCCTGTGCCAGCAATATGGGGCTGCAAGGGTAAGGGTGGCGGAAACAAAAGAGGAAGAAACAGAGCTGTGGAGGGCAAGAAAGTCCGTATCCCCGGCGGTGGTACAGGTTAAACCTACCAAGATCTCGGAAGACGCTACTGTTCCCCGTAAAAATGTTCCGGCTTTAATTAAGGCCATCAAGGAAATTGCCCGGAGGTACAATTTGGACATAGTTATTTTTGGCCATGCCGGTGACGGTAACTTGCACCCCAATATTTTGGTGGATAAAAGTAACCCGGAAGAAATGGAACGTGCTGAAAGAGCTATTGCCGAAATATTTCAAGCAGCCCTTTCCCTGGGAGGGACTCTTTCCGGAGAACACGGCATTGGACTTCTCAAAGCTCCGTTTCTAGAGATGGAATACGGCCAGTCAGGTGTGGCATTAATGCGCCGGATTAAGGAAGCTCTGGATCCGCGGGGTATTTTAAACCCCGGTAAAATTTTTGGGGGGGCAAGAAATTGAGTAATGAAGCAAAAGCCGTCAAGGACCAGGTAAACCGCTGCAGCAAGTGCGGGTCGTGTCGTGAAGTATGTCCCGTTTTTATTGAAATGAATAGCGAACCGTGGGTGGCCAGGGCGAGGGTGCAGCTTGCCAGTGCTGCTCTTGAACACCAAGTTGACTTTTCCCATCGTTATAAGGAAATTATGGAAAGCTGCCTCTTGTGTAAGGCATGTGTTGCCCATTGTCCAAACGGTGTACGGGTAGATAAGCTTGTGCTTTGGGCCAGGCAGGAAGCAGTAAAAAGGCAAGGCCTGGCTTTTATCAAAAAGGTACTTTTGCACAATATTTTACGTTATAATTACCGGCTAGACCTCATGGCCAAGATACTGGCAGCTTACCAGGCAACAGGCATACGCTTAACTCCTAAGGATAACCTTTTGCCTCATTTTCGCACGGTTCCTTTTCGACGGTTGTGGCATCCCAAGAAGCTAAAAAAACCATCTCTAGTGGTGGCCTATTTTACCGGTTGCATGACCCAATACGTGTACCACCAAACCGGCCGGGCCGTATTGCACGTATTGGAGGAAAACAACGTGCAGGTGGTTCTTCCTGAGCAATGGTGCTGCGGTATGCCTGCTCTAGCAGCAGGCGATTTGCAAACCGCCCGTGCGCTGGCTGAGCGCAACGTGGAAAGCTTAACGAAGGCCGGGGTTGACTACATCATTACCGATTGTGCCAGTTGCGGGGAAATGCTAAAAGGTTATGGCCAGTTGCTGGGTAATGATATGGCGCGCAAATTTAGCGGCATAGTTCAGGATGTTTCTTTCTTTCTTGTGCATACAATTGGTTTCCGGCACCCGGATAAAAAAGTGCCCCTGGTCGTCACCTATCACGATCCCTGCCACTTAAAGAGGGGGCAGGGAACTTGGGCCGAACCGAGAAAAATTCTGGCCGGCATTCCCGGCCTTACTCTTGTTGAGATGGCTGAAAGTGATCGCTGCTGTGGTTCGGCGGGTTCCTTTGGCTTTACTCACTATGACCTTTCCATGAAAATACTGCAGCGGAAAGTTGAAAATATTAGAGCCACTGGAGCCCAGGCAGTGGCAACCGGCTGCCCTTCCTGCCGCTTGCA containing:
- a CDS encoding FadR/GntR family transcriptional regulator, with amino-acid sequence MIGRRKAWELIVEELRAMIRQGRFKPGDRLPSEAELAKMFGVSRSPIREALSVLEAAGIIASRQGGGSYVRAMSGPSLLESVILEAMDYKQALHLLEVRQILETEAAALASERRDEEDLAAMEEALLKFKLVTEDEGAIGDEEDFAFHRAVVVAAHNPVLIRIVDDISDLYRKCLSVTLAKNVGFRRKREQVFKEHAAIFEAIKEMQTNLARVQASVHLEKVKEKVKKLLESLEKNKGARIQD
- a CDS encoding TRAP transporter permease codes for the protein MASPNTKEISLARDREAGGSTRKLSGWQKTIVAVIAILFSLFEIIANSLINMEEIYRNAISLAFMVTLAILLYPATRKSSQHRLSHWDALLAMVGAASVLYIVLFYTDLHVMRKSQAIMTDYIFAALTIVILLEVSRRVVGWFIPALCVLFLIYALYARYFPGMFAMAGFSLERLLFRMYMTTDGIFGMTLSIASTYIFIFILFGAFLRATGAASFFNDLAMALAGRWQGGPAQVAVISSAMMGSLNGSAVSNVATTGTFTIPLMKRVGYEPHFAGAVEAVSSTGGMIMPPIMGAAAFIMAGFLGIPYSTVILAAIVPALLYYASVIISVYLEARRLNLKGLDPSTLPRTSKILRERGVLLIPILVIFVTLLTGKTPLYAGFLGILTTIAASFFVPGCRLTLTKFLTALEEGATGILQVGIACASVGIIVGVVNMTGVGSVFAYNIINLSQGSILLALILVLLTSILLSMGLPSTALYIVVAVTAAPALVKAGVLPLAAHFFVFWFGAISNITPPVALASYTAAGIAESDPMRTGWAAFRLAIPGFLIPFLAAYNPILLMQTPPGESFSVPAMLLAVVTGLVGVSGLSVATINFLKGYLSLPERLLFFVGSTLLIIPGLVTDSIGMGILAIALALHFARASKEPHKAAVP
- a CDS encoding TAXI family TRAP transporter solute-binding subunit, which codes for MRRRLNWKKVGCLALISLFLTLALTGCGGGGNGNTSAPKQQFLTVATASPGGTYYPIGVGLANLWSEKLKDKDIRVSAQSSAGSVENVDLLQKGEAQLGIFQGLIGVQAYEGRGRFEGSPYKGLRSIVMLWPNVEHFVLVNSAVKTGSVTDIKGTKFSIGPRASGTEESTLVIMKALGLNPNDISAEHLGYSDTASAIKDGRIQGGSMPAGIPVSAITDLYASRANVTILEFTDEQLQAVNNLYNTWFRFTIPPNTYPGVDKEIKTIAQPNWLGVADTVDEETVYLLTKTIFENLDAVHGIHDSAKNISLDNALKGLPVPLHPGAYRYFKEKGLDIPEKLIPPGVK
- a CDS encoding FAD-binding oxidoreductase — protein: MKKNEKIIKQLIKLLGQEKVYSSLEDCLCYSYDGTFRTGVPSVVVRPSSTQEVASVMKLASQENIPVVPRGAGTGLSGGAVPVEGSVVIDLTSMNRILKVDPANMLAVVEPGVVTAHLHKTVEEMGLFYPPDPSSANVSTIGGNIAECAGGPRGLKYGVTRDYVLGLEVVLAGGEVINCGGETIKNVSGYDLCRLFVGSEGTLGIVTRAVLRLIPKPEARRTIRADFKTIEEAAETITAILSAGVIPAALEIMDDVTIRCVENYLRVGLPLDVEAILLIEVDGPALSLPEQVKTIAALCQQYGAARVRVAETKEEETELWRARKSVSPAVVQVKPTKISEDATVPRKNVPALIKAIKEIARRYNLDIVIFGHAGDGNLHPNILVDKSNPEEMERAERAIAEIFQAALSLGGTLSGEHGIGLLKAPFLEMEYGQSGVALMRRIKEALDPRGILNPGKIFGGARN
- a CDS encoding (Fe-S)-binding protein, with protein sequence MSNEAKAVKDQVNRCSKCGSCREVCPVFIEMNSEPWVARARVQLASAALEHQVDFSHRYKEIMESCLLCKACVAHCPNGVRVDKLVLWARQEAVKRQGLAFIKKVLLHNILRYNYRLDLMAKILAAYQATGIRLTPKDNLLPHFRTVPFRRLWHPKKLKKPSLVVAYFTGCMTQYVYHQTGRAVLHVLEENNVQVVLPEQWCCGMPALAAGDLQTARALAERNVESLTKAGVDYIITDCASCGEMLKGYGQLLGNDMARKFSGIVQDVSFFLVHTIGFRHPDKKVPLVVTYHDPCHLKRGQGTWAEPRKILAGIPGLTLVEMAESDRCCGSAGSFGFTHYDLSMKILQRKVENIRATGAQAVATGCPSCRLQIECGLKKADISMPVVHTVELLSRAYGLGMEGEAAC